Proteins encoded in a region of the Populus nigra chromosome 3, ddPopNigr1.1, whole genome shotgun sequence genome:
- the LOC133689890 gene encoding probable calcium-binding protein CML36, protein MFCSLAPQPPPFIISLFSVFSTLIFSIRVPINSLNFAMKFIKKLSPKNFFSPRKDRSTVSRSDPSSFGSGTASSSSSSSASSSAAAKTGFRTPTSILPQVSGDWTDISADLYFELTQAFKLIDRDNDGLVSRNELEALLTRLGAEPPSSEEMAVILGEVDHISVEALASRLGTACEPAGDDELRDAFVFFDSDRDGKITADELLNVYKAFGDEKCTLEDCRRMIAVVDKNGDGFVCFEDFCRMMELRR, encoded by the coding sequence ATGTTCTGCTCTCTTGCCCCTCAACCACCTCCTTTCattatttctctcttctctgtCTTCTCTACACTAATCTTCTCCATCCGTGTCCCTATCAATTCTCTAAATTTCGCTatgaaattcatcaaaaaaCTCAGCCCGAAAAACTTTTTCAGCCCCAGAAAAGACCGATCCACGGTATCCAGATCAGATCCATCATCGTTTGGCTCAGGTACCGcctcatcctcctcctcctcctccgcgtCCTCCTCCGCTGCAGCCAAGACCGGTTTTCGGACTCCTACCAGCATTTTGCCACAAGTATCGGGTGACTGGACCGATATCTCGGCCGATCTTTATTTCGAGTTGACCCAGGCCTTTAAGCTAATTGACAGGGATAACGACGGCCTGGTCTCAAGAAATGAGCTGGAGGCTCTTCTTACCCGGCTTGGAGCCGAGCCGCCGAGCAGCGAGGAGATGGCCGTTATTTTAGGCGAGGTCGACCATATTAGTGTCGAGGCGCTTGCGAGTCGTCTCGGCACGGCTTGCGAGCCGGCTGGGGACGATGAGCTGAGAGATGCCTTCGTGTTTTTCGACTCGGATCGTGACGGGAAGATAACGGCAGACGAATTATTAAACGTTTACAAGGCATTTGGCGACGAAAAGTGCACGTTAGAGGATTGCAGGCGTATGATAGCAGTGGTTGATAAGAATGGAGATGGGTTCGTGTGCTTTGAGGACTTTTGTCGTATGATGGAGCTGCGGAGATGA
- the LOC133689382 gene encoding triacylglycerol lipase SDP1-like, which produces MDISNEASVDPFKIGPSSIIGRTIAFRVLFCKSISHLRQKIFHVLLNYIYRFGEFVAPMLSWFHPRNPQGILAMMTIIAFLLKRYANVKLRAETAYRRKFWRNTMRTALTYEEWFHAAKMLDKETPKMHECDLYDEELVRNKLQELHHRRQEGCLRDIIFFMRADLVRNLGNMCNPELHKGRLQVPKLIKEYIDEVSTQLRMVCDSDSEELSLEEKLAFMHETRHAFGRTALLLSGGASLGAFHVGVVKTLVEHKLMPRIIAGSSVGSIMCSVVATRSWPELQSFFEDSWHSFQFFDQLGGIFTVVKRVMRQGAVHEIRQLQWMLRHLTSNLTFQEAYDMTGRILGITVCSPRKHEPPRCLNYLTSPHVVIWSAVTASCAFPGLFEAQELMAKDRSGELVPYHPPFNLDPEEGSDAPMRRWRDGSLEIDLPMIQLKELFNVNHFIVSQANPHIAPLLRLKDIVRAYGGSFAAKLAHLAEMEVKHRCNQVLELGFPLGGLAKLFAQEWEGDVTVVMPATLAQYSKIIQNPNHLELQKASNQGRRCTWEKLSAIKANCGIELALDECVSVLNHMRRLKRSAERAAAASHGQASSASTLRFSASKRIPSWNCIARENSTGSLEEDFLADVASTFHQGVGVAGGTSTGRNLRTQRNLHHDGSDSESESVDLNSWTRSGGPLMRTTSANKFIDFVQSLDVDSELRKGFMAHPNSPGAQMGGRDPYNQISRVTTPDRNSESEFDQRDFSNRNSTGGSSITVTEGDFLQPERIHNGFVLNIVKKEDLAHPNRIHDLENYNSEVPECVQLDCPEKDMDASSESDSAADEDDSPATDSLHKSASTLDHTDDSVVHDIQEKHVVDG; this is translated from the exons ATGGATATAAGCAATGAGGCCAGTGTTGACCCTTTCAAAATCGGACCTTCATCGATCATTGGTAGGACAATTGCTTTCAGAGTTCTGTTCTGTAAATCAATCTCACATTTGAGGCAAAAAATCTTTCATGTGTTGTTGAATTACATTTATAGATTTGGTGAATTTGTGGCGCCTATGTTATCATGGTTTCATCCAAGGAATCCACAAGGGATATTGGCCATGATGACGATAATTgcatttttattgaaaagatatgCGAATGTTAAATTGAGGGCCGAAACAGCATATAGGAGGAAATTTTGGAGGAATACGATGAGAACTGCGTTGACATACGAGGAGTGGTTTCATGCTGCTAAAATGCTTGATAAAGAGACCCCAAAGATGCACGAATGTGATCTCTATGATGAAGAACTAGTCAGGAACAAGCTTCAAGAGCTCCACCACCGTCGCCAAGAGGGATGTCTTAGagatataatcttttttatgagAGCTGATCTTGTAAGAAATCTCGGTAACATGTGTAATCCTGAGCTTCACAAGGGTAGGCTTCAAGTGCCCAAGCTCATAAAGGAATATATTGACGAGGTCTCAACTCAGTTAAGAATGGTTTGTGACTCCGATTCAGAGGAGCTTTCATTGGAAGAAAAGCTTGCTTTCATGCATGAAACAAGACATGCTTTTGGGAGAACAGCTTTGCTTCTGAGTGGAGGTGCTTCACTTGGAGCGTTTCATGTGGGTGTGGTTAAAACACTGGTGGAGCACAAGCTTATGCCCCGAATAATTGCTGGTTCTAGTGTGGGGTCAATTATGTGTTCAGTTGTTGCCACCAGATCGTGGCCAGAGCTGCAAAGTTTTTTTGAGGATTCCTGGCACTCGTTTCAGTTTTTTGACCAATTGGGTGGAATTTTCACAGTTGTGAAGAGGGTCATGAGACAAGGAGCTGTTCACGAAATCCGGCAGTTGCAATGGATGTTAAGGCATCTCACAAGTAATCTTACATTTCAAGAAGCTTATGACATGACTGGTCGAATTCTTGGGATCACAGTTTGCTCACCTAGGAAGCATGAGCCCCCTAGATGCCTTAATTACCTTACTTCCCCTCATGTTGTTATATGGAGTGCAGTCACTGCTTCTTGTGCTTTTCCTGGCCTTTTTGAAGCCCAGGAACTAATGGCAAAGGACAGAAGTGGGGAACTTGTGCCTTATCACCCACCCTTTAATCTGGATCCCGAGGAAGGATCTGATGCACCTATGCGTAGGTGGAGGGATGGTAGCCTGGAGATTGATTTACCAATGATACAATTGAAGGAACTATTCAATGTCAATCATTTTATTGTAAGTCAGGCGAATCCTCACATTGCTCCATTGTTGAGACTGAAGGATATAGTCAGGGCATATGGGGGTAGCTTTGCTGCCAAG CTTGCTCATCTCGCTGAGATGGAGGTAAAACACAGATGCAATCAGGTATTGGAACTTGGTTTTCCATTAGGTGGACTTGCCAAGCTTTTTGCTCAAGAATGGGAAGGTGATGTTACTGTTGTTATGCCTGCCACACTCGCTCAG TACtcaaaaattattcaaaacccAAATCACTTGGAGCTTCAAAAGGCATCAAACCAAGGCAGAAGGTGTACATGGGAGAAGCTTTCTGCCATAAAAGCTAATTGTGGTATTGAGCTTGCTCTTGATGAGTGTGTTTCTGTTCTGAACCACATGCGTAGACTCAAAAGGAGTGCTGAGagagctgctgctgcttctcATGGCCAAGCAAGCTCTGCGAGCACATTGAGATTTAGTGCTTCAAAAAGAATTCCTTCTTGGAATTGCATCGCAAGAGAGAACTCAACAGGCTCACTTGAAGAAGACTTCCTTGCTGATGTTGCTTCAACATTCCATCAAGGAGTTGGTGTGGCTGGAGGAACTTCTACTGGTAGGAATTTGAGAACTCAACGCAACCTACATCATGATGGAAGTGATAGTGAATCTGAAAGTGTAGATTTGAATTCTTGGACAAGATCTGGCGGGCCTTTGATGAGGACTACTTCTGCAAATAAGTTCATTGACTTTGTCCAAAGTCTGGATGTAGATTCTGAGCTAAGGAAAGGCTTCATGGCTCATCCTAACTCGCCTGGGGCTCAGATGGGAGGCAGGGATCCATATAATCAGATCTCAAGAGTGACAACCCCAGATAGAAATTCAGAAAGTGAGTTTGATCAGAGAGATTTTAGCAATAGAAATTCTACTGGTGGTTCTAGCATTACAGTCACTGAAGGAGATTTTTTGCAGCCTGAAAGAATCCATAACGGGTTTGTGTTGAATATTGTAAAGAAAGAAGATTTGGCACATCCCAATAGGATCCATGATTTGGAGAATTACAATAGTGAAGTTCCTGAATGTGTTCAGCTTGATTGTCCTGAAAAGGACATGGATGCTAGCTCAGAATCTGACTCTGCTGCAGACGAAGACGACTCCCCTGCAACAGATTCCTTGCATAAATCAGCTTCCACTCTTGATCACACAGATGATTCTGTCGTTCATGACATTCAGGAGAAGCATGTCGTGGATGGTTAA